A stretch of Endozoicomonas sp. SCSIO W0465 DNA encodes these proteins:
- a CDS encoding ankyrin repeat domain-containing protein: MAETFGRESSQHNNTVSTMTSPDNQAKRTTTHPHEKLQSPLTARPVSDTSIHPDRSNPLNEPPILAACRHNRIAWLQELLAGDPALAYRAAVSGLPGESWVYPLCVAAREGHEQAVEQLLAALDRLPEGQRPGGSNLAVINAADRLGRTPLHLAAHEGHNKVVEQLLKAVDGLPETKRSTAFQRLLNATDNDGNTPLQLACQQNHNSVALLLQDALNEVQSAGLVNPTAQVEETNESGYPLHRAVMNNERERLISLLSIGDVDLNVVTRTGSTPLYIAAENGYINCLQALITAGADLNAANEDGDTPLYIAARKGRIDCLEALIAAGADLNASNDDGDTPLYIAARKGRIDCLQALIAAGADLNAATKYGVTPLYIAAEKGHIDCLQALIAAGANLNAATKNGSTPLFIAAQNGHIGCLQALIAAGANLNAATKNGRTPLHIATQSGHIDCLQALIAAGADLNAANKNGSTPPLFIAAQNGHIGCLQALIDAGADLNAATVDGVTPLYMAAQNGHIGCLQALIAAGANLNAANKNGSTPLFIAAQNRHIGCLQALIAAGADLNAAYKNGATPLYIAAQNGHIGCLQALIAAGADLNAATNGYTPLYMAAQNGHIDCLQALIDAGADLNAATKDGVTPLSIAAEYGHIDCLQVLIDAGADLNAADGVTPLFIAAYKGHIDCLQALIDAGADLNAAAATDWGETPLSITAWKGHIDCLQALTDAGAVLNAADLITLLYTVARNGHVECLKLLIANKAMKTTLLAAAQGGQTKVLAETVANLSILEEPDKSEVILLVLNMADPNGRTQLFWAAQFGHIKVVDQFLDALNGLPEENKPGAIRAVLSAADRFGRTPLYMAAAFGHNKIVTRLLAALAKTQTPDTIAALVNAADLFGKTPVAQARSGGYSRITRLLTRALPGAVYTEGETRDAHTAVELFNDALLRLNTLSESARLTAVMAVLYHARENVLSTLDVADLERYDTLVVELLAALKRLPEALGDASRNHDILQLMDCLCEAGETGFSYSYVVNERQEQVSELLQAFPILSAARNGQTDIVDRILKILATWPESKRCQAVTTVMTLSGNDGGTALHLAAWSDQQAVVAHFLEALDRITKSERRDAIPTVMLAVDAHRATPLHWAAFKGHHEVAGLLLDVLGKLPETERLEVFTAVVNAADQNGATVLHVAAGFGQSKVVEQILNKLASFPEAEQVAVFGALVGAVDTRNRSPLKVAMDSGYGQIANQLTQALPLLSAVAGGHNKSVGQFMRALQALPAAKRSSAITAVLKRARPEGATPLYIAASLGNIEVIKLLLGAVDTLLIDGKRKEAREVLYSACRVEEEGGAIGKTPLMIAAEKLHDEAVPLLLKAIRKLFSI; this comes from the coding sequence GTGGCAGAGACTTTTGGCCGGGAATCATCGCAACATAACAACACCGTAAGTACCATGACCTCCCCGGATAACCAGGCCAAACGGACAACCACCCACCCGCACGAAAAACTGCAAAGCCCGCTGACAGCACGACCTGTCTCTGACACCAGCATTCATCCAGACCGGTCAAACCCTCTGAATGAACCACCGATACTGGCCGCTTGTCGCCACAACCGGATTGCCTGGTTACAGGAGTTACTGGCGGGAGACCCGGCGTTAGCTTATCGGGCAGCGGTATCGGGTTTGCCAGGTGAGAGTTGGGTATACCCGCTCTGTGTCGCTGCCCGGGAAGGGCATGAGCAAGCCGTGGAGCAGTTGCTGGCTGCCCTGGATCGACTGCCTGAGGGACAAAGGCCCGGTGGTTCTAACCTGGCTGTTATCAATGCGGCCGACAGGCTGGGAAGAACCCCGCTCCACCTGGCTGCTCACGAAGGGCATAACAAGGTGGTGGAGCAGTTGCTGAAAGCTGTGGACGGACTGCCGGAAACCAAAAGGTCCACAGCCTTTCAAAGGTTATTGAATGCCACTGACAATGATGGGAATACCCCGCTCCAGCTTGCCTGCCAACAAAACCACAATAGCGTTGCGCTTTTGCTGCAGGATGCACTGAATGAAGTTCAGTCCGCCGGTTTGGTTAATCCAACAGCACAGGTGGAAGAAACTAACGAGTCGGGGTATCCACTGCATCGGGCCGTCATGAACAACGAGAGAGAACGGCTGATATCTCTACTCTCCATCGGAGACGTGGATCTCAATGTCGTTACCAGGACTGGTAGCACTCCGCTTTACATCGCTGCCGAGAATGGGTACATCAACTGCCTGCAAGCCCTGATCACTGCCGGGGCGGATCTTAATGCCGCTAATGAAGATGGCGACACCCCGCTGTACATCGCTGCCCGGAAAGGGCGCATCGACTGCCTGGAAGCCCTGATCGCTGCCGGGGCGGATCTCAATGCCTCTAATGATGATGGCGACACCCCGCTGTACATCGCTGCCCGGAAAGGGCGTATCGACTGCCTGCAAGCCCTGATCGCTGCCGGGGCGGATCTCAATGCTGCTACTAAGTATGGCGTCACCCCGCTGTACATCGCTGCCGAGAAAGGGCACATCGACTGCCTGCAAGCCCTGATCGCTGCTGGGGCGAATCTCAATGCCGCTACTAAGAATGGCTCCACACCGCTTTTCATCGCTGCCCAGAATGGGCACATCGGCTGCCTGCAAGCCCTGATCGCTGCCGGGGCGAATCTCAATGCCGCTACTAAGAATGGCAGAACCCCGCTGCACATCGCTACCCAGAGTGGGCACATCGACTGCCTGCAAGCCCTGATCGCTGCCGGGGCGGATCTCAATGCCGCTAATAAGAATGGCTCCACACCACCGCTTTTCATCGCTGCCCAGAATGGGCACATCGGCTGCCTGCAAGCCCTGATCGATGCCGGGGCGGATCTCAATGCCGCTACGGTGGATGGCGTCACCCCGCTGTACATGGCTGCCCAGAATGGGCACATCGGCTGCCTGCAAGCCCTGATCGCTGCCGGGGCGAATCTCAATGCCGCTAATAAGAATGGCTCCACACCGCTTTTCATCGCTGCCCAGAATAGGCACATCGGCTGCCTGCAAGCCCTGATCGCTGCTGGGGCGGATCTCAATGCTGCTTATAAGAATGGCGCCACACCGCTTTACATCGCTGCCCAGAATGGGCACATCGGCTGCCTGCAAGCCCTGATCGCTGCCGGGGCGGATCTCAATGCTGCTACTAATGGCTACACCCCGCTGTACATGGCTGCCCAGAATGGGCACATCGACTGCCTGCAAGCCCTGATCGATGCCGGGGCAGATCTCAATGCCGCTACTAAGGATGGCGTCACCCCGCTGTCCATCGCTGCCGAGTATGGGCACATCGACTGCCTGCAAGTCCTGATCGATGCCGGGGCGGATCTTAATGCCGCTGATGGCGTCACCCCGCTGTTCATAGCTGCCTATAAAGGACACATCGACTGCCTGCAAGCCCTGATCGATGCCGGGGCGGATCTCAATGCCGCTGCCGCTACTGATTGGGGCGAAACCCCGCTGTCCATCACTGCCTGGAAAGGGCATATCGACTGCCTGCAAGCCCTGACTGATGCCGGGGCGGTTCTCAATGCTGCTGACCTTATTACCTTGCTGTACACGGTTGCCCGTAACGGCCATGTGGAGTGCTTAAAACTGTTGATTGCTAACAAGGCAATGAAAACCACGCTTCTGGCCGCTGCTCAGGGCGGACAAACCAAGGTTCTGGCGGAGACAGTAGCCAACCTGAGTATACTGGAGGAACCCGACAAATCTGAGGTTATTCTGCTGGTTCTGAATATGGCCGACCCGAACGGTAGAACTCAGTTGTTTTGGGCTGCACAATTCGGACACATAAAAGTTGTAGACCAGTTTCTGGATGCCCTGAATGGATTACCCGAGGAGAACAAGCCCGGGGCTATCAGGGCGGTACTGAGCGCGGCAGACCGATTCGGCAGAACACCGCTTTATATGGCTGCTGCTTTTGGTCACAATAAGATTGTTACCCGGCTGCTGGCTGCCCTGGCAAAAACACAAACGCCAGATACCATCGCTGCCCTGGTAAACGCCGCTGATCTGTTTGGGAAAACACCTGTCGCGCAAGCTCGCTCCGGGGGGTATTCCAGGATTACACGCCTGTTGACCAGAGCCTTGCCAGGTGCGGTCTACACAGAGGGGGAAACAAGAGATGCACACACTGCTGTTGAGCTTTTCAACGATGCCCTTTTGCGCCTGAATACATTGTCAGAATCAGCGAGGCTGACTGCTGTTATGGCAGTGCTTTATCATGCCAGAGAAAACGTGCTTTCAACGCTGGATGTGGCCGATCTGGAAAGATACGACACACTGGTAGTTGAGTTACTGGCGGCCCTGAAAAGGCTACCAGAAGCACTCGGAGACGCATCAAGGAATCATGACATCCTCCAGCTCATGGATTGCCTCTGTGAGGCGGGGGAAACCGGGTTTTCATATAGTTATGTGGTCAACGAAAGGCAAGAACAGGTATCGGAACTTCTGCAGGCTTTCCCCATCCTGAGTGCTGCCCGGAACGGGCAAACCGATATTGTCGACCGGATACTGAAAATTCTGGCGACCTGGCCTGAATCTAAACGGTGTCAGGCCGTCACCACGGTAATGACGCTCTCCGGCAACGACGGGGGAACAGCGCTTCACCTGGCTGCCTGGAGCGATCAACAGGCGGTTGTGGCACACTTTCTGGAAGCTCTGGACAGAATAACGAAATCTGAAAGGCGTGATGCAATCCCAACGGTGATGCTTGCCGTGGACGCACATCGAGCAACACCGCTGCATTGGGCTGCTTTCAAAGGGCATCACGAGGTTGCAGGGCTATTGCTGGATGTGTTGGGCAAACTGCCGGAAACCGAAAGGCTTGAAGTTTTCACTGCTGTGGTGAATGCCGCTGACCAAAATGGGGCCACTGTGCTTCATGTTGCGGCTGGCTTTGGCCAGAGCAAAGTTGTTGAGCAAATCCTGAATAAGTTAGCAAGCTTCCCGGAAGCAGAACAAGTTGCTGTCTTCGGAGCACTGGTGGGCGCAGTCGATACACGCAATAGATCGCCACTGAAAGTAGCTATGGATTCCGGCTACGGGCAAATTGCCAATCAGCTGACTCAGGCCCTCCCACTCCTGAGTGCGGTAGCAGGCGGGCATAATAAAAGCGTGGGGCAGTTCATGCGGGCGTTGCAAGCATTACCAGCAGCGAAAAGGTCTTCTGCCATTACAGCGGTACTTAAGAGAGCCCGGCCAGAGGGAGCAACACCGTTGTATATTGCAGCCAGCCTGGGAAATATTGAGGTAATAAAGCTGTTGTTGGGCGCGGTGGATACGCTCCTGATCGATGGAAAGCGCAAAGAAGCGAGAGAAGTGCTGTACTCTGCCTGCCGGGTTGAAGAAGAGGGTGGAGCCATTGGGAAAACCCCGCTTATGATTGCTGCTGAAAAACTGCATGATGAGGCTGTGCCGTTGCTACTGAAGGCGATACGGAAGTTATTCAGTATTTAA
- a CDS encoding DUF6444 domain-containing protein: MIPELPATMSAEILLKENAELRMRVACLEERCRELEEKVGKNSQNSSKPPSSDGYQKPCKNSNSPDHSDDLSADKDTDPSDEKPNPKSLRQSSGNKAGGKKGHQGTCLKQVDIPDYIEYLPVKECNKCQASLLDTRL, encoded by the coding sequence ATGATTCCAGAACTACCCGCAACTATGTCGGCTGAGATTCTCTTGAAAGAGAATGCAGAGCTGCGGATGAGAGTTGCCTGTCTGGAAGAGCGATGTCGAGAATTGGAAGAAAAGGTTGGCAAGAACAGTCAAAACAGCAGCAAGCCGCCATCGTCTGATGGTTATCAAAAACCTTGTAAAAACAGTAATTCTCCAGATCATTCTGACGACCTTTCCGCAGATAAAGATACCGATCCATCGGATGAAAAACCCAATCCTAAAAGTCTGAGACAGTCTTCTGGTAATAAAGCCGGTGGAAAGAAAGGGCATCAGGGCACTTGTCTTAAACAGGTCGATATCCCTGACTATATTGAGTACCTTCCGGTTAAAGAATGCAATAAATGTCAGGCGTCTCTTCTTGATACTCGACTTTAG
- a CDS encoding transposase, with translation MTKFEMVAMLTSDHQVILRELASYTTFLAGALSSTAVPTFCELLFGCMLSADGFVTQALLTIDFHCVWSSYHHWLSQGKWQWKNLARHLIRLVCSKAPENQPVVLGLDDWVIERFSDKAPACRTHHQHSKKRNRPTYIWGQCWVSLAIIFERAADEVFTAIPVISFPTPASGNTSKLKIAVAMLRVVRNEVKDRVLRLLTDCWYMNWTLIKPALEMNIEVVGQIPSNRALYALPPAPTVKKRGRPKKYGIKMTTEQVKKLPEEKATVWMYGKFRKIRYRTLICRARFLKGREVRVVWSRFENDKGLTESRIFISTNPELEGLEVLRAYSRRWPVEPMFHQLKHAFGCCHLWQQKLRTLLRWMHLKMAGYALLQLLTVCKNQACLNISRIPWRSPDTTTAGMMKIALSGIIPRFSIRKGWNRYKQKYEFNFRDLIDQLIPDNSEAA, from the coding sequence ATGACGAAATTCGAGATGGTTGCCATGCTCACTTCAGATCATCAAGTAATCCTCAGGGAGCTCGCTTCATATACAACCTTTCTTGCTGGAGCGCTATCATCAACTGCAGTACCAACGTTCTGCGAACTGCTGTTCGGTTGCATGCTTTCAGCCGACGGCTTTGTTACACAGGCGTTGTTAACAATTGATTTTCATTGTGTGTGGAGCAGCTACCACCACTGGCTATCTCAGGGCAAGTGGCAATGGAAGAACTTGGCACGCCACTTGATCCGTCTGGTCTGCTCCAAAGCTCCTGAGAATCAACCTGTGGTCCTGGGGCTTGATGACTGGGTAATCGAACGGTTTTCCGACAAAGCCCCTGCTTGTCGTACACATCATCAACACAGCAAGAAACGCAATCGGCCGACGTACATCTGGGGGCAGTGTTGGGTTTCCCTGGCCATCATATTTGAGCGGGCTGCAGATGAAGTATTTACCGCCATACCGGTGATCTCATTTCCGACACCAGCTTCAGGTAACACCAGCAAACTGAAAATTGCCGTGGCCATGCTCAGGGTGGTACGCAATGAAGTGAAGGATCGAGTGCTACGCCTGCTAACCGATTGCTGGTATATGAACTGGACACTGATAAAGCCAGCTCTGGAAATGAACATAGAAGTTGTTGGTCAGATACCTTCAAATCGGGCCCTCTATGCTTTGCCGCCAGCACCCACCGTAAAGAAGCGAGGGCGCCCAAAAAAGTACGGCATCAAGATGACGACAGAACAGGTTAAGAAACTGCCGGAAGAAAAAGCAACAGTATGGATGTACGGCAAATTTCGCAAAATACGTTATCGTACCCTGATCTGTCGCGCCAGATTCCTTAAAGGTCGTGAAGTACGCGTCGTCTGGAGTCGCTTTGAAAATGACAAAGGTCTGACCGAAAGCAGAATATTCATCTCGACCAATCCGGAACTTGAGGGACTGGAGGTGCTTCGTGCCTATTCCCGGAGATGGCCGGTAGAGCCAATGTTTCACCAACTCAAACATGCTTTTGGCTGTTGCCATTTATGGCAGCAGAAATTGCGAACACTGCTTCGATGGATGCATTTGAAAATGGCAGGCTATGCATTATTGCAGTTATTAACCGTTTGTAAAAATCAGGCATGTCTGAATATTTCTCGGATACCCTGGAGAAGCCCGGATACAACCACTGCAGGCATGATGAAAATTGCTCTTTCAGGAATTATTCCGAGGTTCTCTATTCGCAAGGGCTGGAACAGATATAAGCAAAAATATGAGTTCAATTTTCGCGATCTGATCGACCAGTTAATACCGGATAATTCAGAAGCAGCATAA
- a CDS encoding transposase: MFEPGRPGEFEVTAHRAEVKICTCGCRNQAEFPEGVTAAAQYGSATQAMAVYLNQYHFLPFKRVSEYFNTLYKMSVSAGTVANFVARTYENLASTEEVIRDALRESSVAGADETGMRAEGSLHWLHVMRDEQWTLYYLSEKRGREAMDTMGILLTFAGVLVHDHWKSYFAYAATHVLCNAHHLRELLGVVDRDSVTIQH, from the coding sequence GTGTTTGAACCAGGGAGACCGGGTGAATTTGAAGTAACGGCCCATAGAGCTGAAGTAAAAATCTGCACTTGTGGTTGTCGGAATCAGGCTGAATTCCCGGAAGGTGTTACCGCTGCCGCACAATATGGCTCAGCCACACAGGCTATGGCCGTCTATCTTAACCAATACCATTTCCTGCCTTTTAAGCGCGTGTCAGAGTATTTTAATACTCTCTATAAAATGAGTGTAAGTGCAGGCACTGTCGCCAATTTTGTGGCCAGAACCTATGAAAATCTGGCTTCTACTGAAGAGGTTATTCGTGACGCCTTGCGGGAATCGTCTGTTGCCGGAGCCGATGAAACGGGTATGCGGGCCGAGGGCTCTTTGCACTGGCTACACGTTATGCGGGATGAACAATGGACGCTCTACTACTTGTCTGAAAAGCGAGGTCGTGAGGCCATGGACACGATGGGCATACTGCTAACATTTGCAGGCGTTCTGGTTCATGATCATTGGAAATCCTATTTTGCATATGCGGCAACTCACGTACTTTGCAATGCCCATCACCTGAGGGAGCTTTTGGGTGTTGTTGATAGGGACAGCGTAACTATTCAGCACTGA
- a CDS encoding IS66 family transposase: MIPELPATMSAEILLKENAELRMRVACLEERCRELEEKVGKNSQNSSKPPSSDGYQKPCKNSNSPDHSDDLSADKGTDPSDEKPNPKSLRQSSGNKAGGKKGHQGTCLKQVDIPDYIEYLPVKECNKCQASLLDSEPVKYIERQVFEPGRPGEFEVTAHRAEVKICTCGCRNQAEFPEGVTAAAQYGSATQAMAVYLNQYHFLPFKRVSEYFNTLYKMSVSAGTVANFVARTYENLASTEEVIRDALRESSVAGADETGMRAEGSLHWLHVMRDEQWTLYYLSEKRGREAMDTMGILLTFAGVLVHDHWKSYFAYAATHVLCNAHHLRELLGVVDRDSNQLALRLMKLLRLSWHYCKGFKTIGMLQMPSVVCERIEKIYDRLLQRALMKEVVYMEKQREELKRKKVKNTKAYNLFKRLTEFKAETLRFMSDFTIPFDNNGSERDVRMAKLKQKISGCFRSADGGSMFARIRSYLSSARKQGMDIYQSLHRAVRNYCNMPLLSAE; encoded by the coding sequence ATGATTCCAGAACTACCCGCAACTATGTCGGCTGAGATTCTCTTGAAAGAGAATGCAGAGCTGCGGATGAGAGTTGCCTGTCTGGAAGAGCGATGTCGAGAATTGGAAGAAAAGGTTGGCAAGAACAGTCAAAACAGCAGCAAGCCGCCATCGTCTGATGGTTATCAAAAACCTTGTAAAAACAGTAATTCTCCAGATCATTCTGACGACCTTTCCGCAGATAAAGGTACCGATCCATCGGATGAAAAACCCAATCCTAAAAGTCTGAGACAGTCTTCTGGTAATAAAGCCGGTGGAAAGAAAGGGCATCAGGGCACTTGTCTTAAACAGGTCGATATCCCTGACTATATTGAGTACCTTCCGGTTAAAGAATGCAATAAATGTCAGGCGTCTCTTCTTGATAGTGAGCCGGTCAAATATATTGAACGACAGGTGTTTGAACCAGGGAGACCGGGTGAATTTGAAGTAACGGCCCATAGAGCTGAAGTAAAAATCTGCACTTGTGGTTGTCGGAATCAGGCTGAATTCCCGGAAGGTGTTACCGCTGCCGCACAATATGGCTCAGCCACACAGGCTATGGCCGTCTATCTTAACCAATACCATTTCCTGCCTTTTAAGCGCGTGTCAGAGTATTTTAATACTCTCTATAAAATGAGTGTAAGTGCAGGCACTGTCGCCAATTTTGTGGCCAGAACCTATGAAAATCTGGCTTCTACTGAAGAGGTTATTCGTGACGCCTTGCGGGAATCGTCTGTTGCCGGAGCCGATGAAACGGGTATGCGGGCCGAGGGCTCTTTGCACTGGCTACACGTTATGCGGGATGAACAATGGACGCTCTACTACTTGTCTGAAAAGCGAGGTCGTGAGGCCATGGACACGATGGGCATACTGCTAACATTTGCAGGCGTTCTGGTTCATGATCATTGGAAATCCTATTTTGCATATGCGGCAACTCACGTACTTTGCAATGCCCATCACCTGAGGGAGCTTTTGGGTGTTGTTGATAGGGACAGCAATCAACTGGCGTTGCGATTGATGAAGCTACTGAGGCTTTCCTGGCATTACTGCAAGGGCTTTAAGACCATAGGTATGCTACAGATGCCAAGTGTTGTCTGTGAACGAATCGAGAAGATTTATGACCGGTTGCTTCAGCGGGCTCTAATGAAAGAAGTCGTCTATATGGAGAAGCAACGAGAGGAGCTTAAGCGCAAGAAAGTCAAGAATACTAAAGCTTACAATCTCTTCAAACGACTCACTGAGTTCAAGGCTGAGACACTGCGCTTCATGTCAGATTTTACCATTCCCTTCGATAACAATGGCAGTGAGCGGGATGTTCGAATGGCCAAGTTAAAGCAGAAAATCTCAGGCTGCTTCAGGAGTGCAGACGGTGGTTCTATGTTTGCACGGATTCGCAGCTATTTGTCGTCTGCCAGAAAACAGGGAATGGACATATATCAATCACTTCATAGAGCTGTTCGGAATTACTGTAATATGCCTTTGCTCAGTGCTGAATAG
- a CDS encoding ankyrin repeat domain-containing protein produces the protein MAETFGRELSQHNNTVSTMTSPDNQANRTTTHPHEKLQSPLTARPVSDTNVHPDRSNPLNELPIRAACRFNRIAWLQELLAGDPALAYRASGLPRGNWVYPLHIAAQEGHIDCLQALIDAGADLNAATKNGVTPLYIAAWKGHIDCLQALIDAGADLNAACVDGFTALFIAAQEGYIDCLQALIDAGADLNAATKNGDTPLHIAAWKGHIGCLQALINAGADLNTANKNGVTPLHIAAWKGHIDCLQALIAAGADLNVANDDDVTPLYIAAWKGRIDCLQALIAAGEDLNAANDHYGTPLRIAAYERHIDCLQALIAAGADLNAATKYGVTPLYIAAENGYIDCLQALIAAGADLNAANEDGDTPLYIAARKGRIDCLEALINAGADLNAANEDGDTPLYIAARKGCIDCLEALINAGADLNAAGLTALYVAARNGHLECLKLLIASKAMKTMLLHAALGGQTKVLAEILANLSILEEPDKSEAILLVLNIADPDGRTQLFWAAQFGQRKAVDQFLDALNGLPEENKPGAIRVVLGAADRFGRTPLYMAAAFGHDKIVTRLLAALAKTQTPDTIAALVNAADLFGKTPVVQARSGGHSGITRLLTRALPGAVYTEGETRDAHTVVELFNDALLRLNTVSESARLTAVMAALSHAREDVLSTLDVADLERYDTLVVELLAALKRLSEAPGDASRNHVILQLMDCLCAAGGTGFSYSVTIQH, from the coding sequence GTGGCAGAGACTTTTGGCCGGGAATTATCGCAACATAACAACACCGTAAGTACCATGACCTCCCCGGATAACCAGGCCAATCGGACAACCACCCACCCGCACGAAAAACTGCAAAGCCCGCTGACAGCACGGCCTGTCTCTGACACCAACGTTCATCCGGATCGGTCAAACCCTCTGAATGAACTACCGATACGGGCTGCCTGTCGCTTCAACCGGATTGCCTGGTTACAGGAGTTACTGGCGGGAGACCCGGCGTTAGCTTATCGGGCATCGGGTTTGCCACGTGGGAATTGGGTATACCCGCTGCACATCGCTGCCCAGGAAGGGCACATCGACTGCCTGCAAGCCCTGATCGATGCCGGGGCGGATCTCAACGCCGCTACTAAGAATGGCGTCACCCCGCTGTACATCGCTGCTTGGAAAGGGCATATCGACTGCCTGCAAGCCCTGATCGATGCCGGGGCGGATCTCAATGCGGCTTGTGTGGATGGCTTCACCGCACTGTTCATCGCTGCCCAGGAAGGGTACATCGACTGCCTGCAAGCCCTGATCGATGCCGGGGCGGATCTCAATGCCGCTACTAAGAATGGCGACACCCCGCTGCACATCGCTGCCTGGAAAGGGCACATCGGCTGCCTGCAAGCCCTGATCAATGCCGGGGCGGATCTCAATACCGCTAATAAGAATGGCGTCACCCCGCTGCACATCGCTGCCTGGAAAGGGCACATCGACTGCCTACAAGCCCTGATTGCTGCCGGGGCGGATCTCAATGTCGCTAATGATGATGACGTCACCCCGCTGTACATCGCTGCCTGGAAAGGGCGCATCGACTGCCTGCAAGCCCTGATCGCTGCCGGGGAGGATCTCAATGCCGCTAATGATCATTACGGCACCCCGCTGCGCATCGCTGCCTATGAAAGGCACATCGACTGCCTGCAAGCCCTGATCGCTGCCGGGGCAGATCTCAATGCTGCTACTAAGTATGGCGTCACCCCGCTGTACATTGCTGCCGAGAATGGGTACATCGACTGCCTGCAAGCCCTGATCGCTGCCGGGGCGGATCTTAATGCCGCTAATGAAGATGGCGACACCCCGCTGTACATCGCTGCCCGGAAAGGGCGCATCGACTGCCTGGAAGCCCTGATCAATGCTGGGGCGGATCTCAATGCCGCTAATGAAGATGGCGACACCCCGCTGTACATCGCTGCCCGGAAAGGGTGCATCGACTGCCTGGAAGCCCTGATCAATGCTGGGGCGGATCTCAATGCCGCTGGCCTCACCGCGCTGTACGTGGCTGCCCGTAACGGCCATCTGGAGTGCTTAAAACTGTTGATTGCCAGCAAGGCAATGAAAACCATGCTTCTGCACGCTGCTCTGGGCGGACAAACCAAGGTTCTGGCGGAGATATTAGCCAACCTGAGTATACTCGAGGAACCCGACAAATCTGAGGCTATCCTACTGGTTCTGAATATAGCCGACCCGGACGGTAGAACTCAGTTGTTTTGGGCTGCACAATTCGGACAAAGAAAGGCTGTAGACCAGTTTCTGGATGCCCTGAATGGACTACCGGAGGAGAACAAGCCCGGGGCTATCAGGGTGGTACTGGGCGCGGCAGACCGATTCGGCAGAACACCGCTTTATATGGCTGCTGCATTTGGTCACGATAAGATTGTTACCCGGTTGCTGGCTGCTCTGGCAAAAACACAAACGCCAGATACCATCGCTGCCCTGGTAAACGCCGCTGATCTGTTTGGGAAAACACCTGTCGTGCAAGCTCGCTCCGGGGGGCATTCCGGGATTACACGCCTGTTGACCAGAGCCTTGCCAGGTGCGGTCTACACAGAGGGGGAGACAAGAGATGCTCACACTGTGGTTGAGCTTTTCAACGATGCCCTTTTACGCCTGAATACAGTGTCAGAATCAGCCAGGCTGACTGCTGTTATGGCAGCGCTTTCTCATGCCAGAGAAGACGTGCTATCAACGCTGGATGTGGCCGATCTGGAAAGATACGACACCCTGGTAGTTGAGTTACTGGCGGCCCTGAAAAGGCTGTCAGAAGCACCCGGAGACGCATCAAGGAATCATGTCATCCTCCAGCTTATGGATTGCCTCTGTGCGGCGGGGGGCACCGGGTTTTCATATAGTGTAACTATTCAGCACTGA
- a CDS encoding DUF6444 domain-containing protein — MIPELPATMSAEILLKENAELRMRVACLEERCRELEEKVGKNSQNSSKPPSSDGYQKPCKNSNSPDHSDDLSADKGTDPSDEKPNPKSLRQSSGNKAGGKKGHQGTCLKQVDIPDYIEYLPVKEW, encoded by the coding sequence ATGATTCCAGAACTACCCGCAACTATGTCGGCTGAGATTCTCTTGAAAGAGAATGCAGAGCTGCGGATGAGAGTTGCCTGTCTGGAAGAGCGATGTCGAGAATTGGAAGAAAAGGTTGGCAAGAACAGTCAAAACAGCAGCAAGCCGCCATCGTCTGATGGTTATCAAAAACCTTGTAAAAACAGTAATTCTCCAGATCATTCTGACGACCTTTCCGCAGATAAAGGTACCGATCCATCGGATGAAAAACCCAATCCTAAAAGTCTGAGACAGTCTTCTGGTAATAAAGCCGGTGGAAAGAAAGGGCATCAGGGCACTTGTCTTAAACAGGTCGATATCCCTGACTATATTGAGTACCTTCCGGTTAAAGAATGGTAA